One Aliiroseovarius sediminilitoris DNA window includes the following coding sequences:
- the betC gene encoding choline-sulfatase produces the protein MTKPNILIIMVDQLNGTLFPDGPADWLHAPHLKKLAAQSVRFQNAYTASPLCAPGRASFMSGLLPRRTRVYDNAAEFASDIPTYAHHLRRAGYQTALSGKMHFVGPDQMHGFEERLTTDIYPADFGWTPDYRKPGERIDWWYHNMGSVTGSGVAEISNQMEYDDEVAYNACAKLYDLARGHDARPWCLTVSFTHPHDPYVARRKYWDLYEDCEHLLPEVPAMDYEKHDPHAQRIFDANDWRSFDITDDDIRRSRRAYFANISYLDDKVGEMLDVMERTRQEAIILFVSDHGDMLGERGLWFKMNFYEGSARVPLMITAPGLKPGRIEAAVSTLDVTPTLADLAGISLDDVKPWVDGETLVPLAKGEVRESPVAMEYAAEASYAPLVSLRYGPWKYTRCALDPDQLFNIEADPHELTNLADDPAHLGTLNSLRAKSEARWDLAAYDAEVRESQARRWVVYEALRNGAYFPWDYQPLQKASERYMRNHMNLDTLEEGQRFPRGE, from the coding sequence ATGACCAAACCGAACATCCTGATTATTATGGTGGACCAACTGAACGGCACGCTGTTTCCGGATGGCCCGGCGGATTGGCTGCACGCTCCGCACTTGAAGAAACTCGCGGCGCAGTCGGTTCGGTTTCAGAACGCCTATACCGCCAGTCCGCTTTGCGCGCCGGGTCGCGCCAGTTTCATGTCGGGCCTGCTACCTCGCCGCACCAGGGTTTATGACAACGCAGCCGAGTTCGCGTCGGACATTCCAACTTATGCGCACCATTTGCGCCGCGCCGGCTATCAAACCGCGCTCTCGGGCAAGATGCACTTTGTTGGCCCCGATCAGATGCACGGGTTCGAGGAACGTCTGACCACCGACATATACCCCGCCGATTTCGGGTGGACGCCGGACTATCGAAAACCCGGCGAACGAATTGACTGGTGGTATCACAATATGGGGTCTGTGACAGGCTCCGGGGTCGCCGAGATTTCAAACCAAATGGAGTATGACGACGAGGTTGCCTATAACGCCTGCGCCAAACTCTATGATCTGGCGCGTGGGCATGATGCGCGCCCATGGTGCCTGACCGTCAGCTTTACCCATCCGCACGATCCGTATGTGGCGCGTCGCAAATACTGGGATCTCTATGAGGATTGCGAGCATCTTTTACCCGAGGTGCCGGCGATGGATTACGAAAAGCACGACCCCCATGCGCAGCGGATATTTGACGCCAATGATTGGCGAAGTTTTGACATCACCGATGACGATATCCGCCGCTCGCGCCGCGCCTATTTCGCCAATATCTCGTATCTGGACGACAAGGTGGGCGAGATGCTGGACGTGATGGAGCGCACAAGGCAAGAAGCCATCATCCTGTTCGTGTCAGACCATGGCGACATGCTGGGCGAGCGCGGGTTGTGGTTCAAGATGAACTTCTATGAAGGCTCTGCGCGGGTTCCCCTCATGATCACCGCCCCCGGATTGAAGCCGGGACGGATCGAGGCGGCCGTATCGACGCTGGATGTAACCCCGACGCTGGCCGATCTGGCGGGCATTTCGCTGGATGACGTGAAACCCTGGGTCGATGGCGAGACACTTGTTCCCTTGGCCAAAGGAGAGGTGCGCGAAAGCCCTGTTGCAATGGAATACGCGGCGGAAGCCTCTTATGCGCCACTTGTCTCTTTGCGATATGGACCATGGAAATACACCCGTTGTGCGCTGGACCCTGATCAGCTTTTCAACATCGAGGCCGATCCGCATGAATTGACCAATCTGGCAGATGACCCGGCGCATCTGGGCACGCTGAACAGTCTGCGTGCGAAGTCAGAAGCGCGTTGGGATCTCGCGGCCTATGACGCCGAGGTGCGCGAAAGCCAGGCCCGGCGCTGGGTGGTGTATGAAGCCCTGCGCAACGGCGCCTATTTCCCATGGGATTACCAACCACTGCAAAAAGCGTCCGAACGCTACATGCGCAATCACATGAATCTGGACACTCTGGAAGAAGGTCAGCGGTTCCCGCGTGGGGAATAA
- the betA gene encoding choline dehydrogenase has protein sequence MQAEYIIVGAGSAGCAMAYRLAEAGKRVLVIEHGGSDAGPFIQMPAALSYPMNMGLYDWGFKTEPEPHLGGRTLVTPRGKVIGGSSSINGMVYVRGHAKDFDHWAAIGADGWSYADVLPYFKRMEHWHDGGHGGDAGWRGKDGPLHVTRGPRANPLFHAFVEAGKQAGYPVTGDYNGQQQEGFGPMEQTVWRGRRWSAANAYLRPALKRYNCELIRAFVRKVVIKDGRAIGVEVDRGGKIEIIHAEAEVIIAASSINSPKLLMLSGVGPAAQLAEHGIEVVADRAGVGQNLQDHLEVYVQYAAQKPITLYRYWNLVWKGILGAQWLFTKTGLGASNQFESAAFIRSRAGVEYPDIQYHFLPMAVRYDGTAAAEGHGFQAHTGPMRSPSRGEITLKSADPNEAPRIFFNYMSTDQDWEDFRTCVRLTREIFAQDAFKDHVKHEIQPGNALQTDDEIDGFIREHAESAYHPCGTCRIGRADDPGAVVDPELRVIGVDGLRVADSSVFPRITNGNLNAPSIMVGEKAADHILARRLPASNDAPWIHPDWQNSQR, from the coding sequence ATGCAAGCAGAATACATCATCGTGGGTGCAGGCAGTGCGGGCTGTGCGATGGCCTATCGACTGGCCGAGGCGGGCAAGCGGGTTCTTGTTATTGAGCACGGCGGATCAGATGCGGGGCCATTCATCCAGATGCCCGCCGCGCTGAGCTATCCGATGAATATGGGCCTGTATGACTGGGGGTTCAAAACCGAACCCGAGCCGCATTTGGGTGGCCGCACCTTGGTGACGCCACGCGGCAAGGTGATCGGCGGATCCAGTTCGATCAACGGCATGGTCTATGTGCGGGGGCATGCCAAGGATTTCGACCATTGGGCGGCGATAGGTGCGGATGGCTGGTCCTATGCGGATGTGTTGCCGTATTTCAAACGGATGGAGCACTGGCATGACGGGGGCCATGGCGGGGATGCAGGCTGGCGCGGTAAAGACGGGCCGCTGCACGTCACCCGTGGCCCCCGCGCCAATCCGCTGTTCCATGCCTTTGTCGAAGCCGGGAAGCAGGCCGGGTATCCGGTGACGGGCGACTACAACGGGCAGCAGCAGGAAGGCTTTGGCCCGATGGAACAAACCGTCTGGCGCGGACGGCGCTGGTCGGCGGCGAACGCCTATCTTCGCCCCGCACTGAAACGGTACAATTGCGAGCTGATCCGGGCCTTCGTCCGAAAGGTCGTGATCAAGGATGGCCGCGCCATCGGGGTCGAGGTTGATCGTGGCGGCAAGATCGAAATCATCCACGCTGAAGCCGAGGTGATCATCGCCGCAAGCTCGATCAACTCTCCCAAACTTCTGATGCTGTCTGGTGTCGGCCCGGCGGCGCAACTGGCCGAACACGGGATTGAAGTGGTCGCCGATCGCGCGGGCGTCGGTCAGAACCTGCAAGACCATCTTGAAGTCTATGTGCAATACGCGGCGCAGAAACCGATCACGCTCTATCGCTATTGGAACCTGGTCTGGAAAGGCATTCTGGGCGCGCAATGGCTGTTCACGAAAACGGGGCTGGGCGCGTCAAACCAGTTTGAAAGTGCCGCGTTCATCCGGTCGCGCGCCGGTGTCGAATATCCTGATATCCAGTATCATTTCTTGCCCATGGCTGTGCGCTATGACGGCACCGCGGCTGCCGAAGGGCACGGCTTTCAAGCCCATACCGGCCCCATGCGATCACCGTCACGTGGGGAAATCACGCTGAAATCGGCGGACCCGAACGAAGCCCCGCGCATCTTCTTCAACTACATGTCCACAGACCAGGATTGGGAAGACTTCCGCACCTGTGTTCGCCTGACTCGTGAAATCTTTGCCCAGGACGCATTCAAGGATCATGTGAAGCATGAAATCCAACCCGGCAACGCTCTGCAAACCGACGACGAGATAGACGGCTTTATCCGTGAACATGCGGAAAGCGCCTATCATCCCTGCGGCACATGCCGGATCGGGCGGGCCGACGATCCAGGTGCGGTGGTCGATCCCGAATTGCGGGTGATAGGGGTGGATGGATTGCGTGTCGCCGACAGTTCGGTCTTCCCGCGTATCACCAACGGAAACCTGAATGCACCTTCAATCATGGTAGGGGAAAAGGCAGCGGACCATATTCTGGCGCGCCGACTTCCTGCGTCAAACGACGCACCCTGGATACATCCGGACTGGCAAAATTCGCAACGGTAA
- a CDS encoding choline ABC transporter substrate-binding protein, producing the protein MNLRTTLSAIALSAVATAAVAQEGCNEVVLSDVGWTDITATTAATTVVLDALGYDTDIKVLSVPVTYTSMAEGDIDVFLGNWMPTMEADIAPYREAGTVDSVRMNLDGAKYTLAVNKAAMDMGIKDFADIAANSEALEGKIYGIEPGNDGNRLIQSMIDDNAFGLEGFEVVESSEQGMLAQVARADKKGDPIVFLGWEPHPMNANFDMGYLTGGDDFFGPNLGGAQVMTNTRKGYVEECPNVGKLLQNLEFTLAMENEIMGAILNDGEDPADAASAWLKANPDAFMAWLDGVTTVDGGDSVAAVKGALGL; encoded by the coding sequence ATGAACCTCAGAACAACTCTATCAGCCATTGCACTCTCCGCCGTGGCCACCGCCGCCGTTGCGCAAGAAGGCTGCAACGAAGTCGTGTTATCGGACGTCGGCTGGACCGACATCACCGCCACCACGGCAGCCACCACCGTCGTGTTGGACGCGCTGGGTTATGATACTGATATCAAGGTGTTGTCGGTGCCCGTCACCTACACGTCGATGGCCGAAGGCGACATTGACGTATTTCTTGGCAACTGGATGCCCACAATGGAAGCCGACATCGCGCCCTATCGCGAAGCTGGCACCGTGGACTCCGTGCGCATGAACCTTGATGGCGCGAAATACACTTTGGCCGTGAACAAGGCGGCCATGGATATGGGCATCAAGGATTTCGCCGATATCGCCGCCAACAGCGAGGCGCTGGAAGGCAAGATTTATGGTATCGAGCCGGGCAACGATGGCAACCGTCTGATCCAGTCGATGATCGACGACAATGCCTTTGGCCTTGAGGGCTTTGAAGTCGTCGAAAGCTCGGAACAAGGGATGCTGGCGCAAGTGGCACGTGCAGACAAAAAAGGCGATCCGATTGTATTCCTTGGCTGGGAACCGCATCCGATGAACGCCAATTTCGACATGGGCTATCTGACCGGTGGTGACGACTTTTTCGGACCCAATTTGGGTGGCGCACAGGTGATGACCAACACCCGCAAGGGCTATGTTGAAGAGTGCCCGAATGTCGGCAAGCTGTTGCAAAACCTGGAATTCACTCTGGCCATGGAAAACGAGATCATGGGCGCAATTCTGAATGACGGCGAAGATCCTGCGGATGCCGCCAGCGCGTGGCTGAAAGCCAATCCCGACGCCTTCATGGCATGGCTGGATGGCGTGACCACCGTCGATGGTGGCGACAGCGTTGCCGCCGTCAAAGGCGCATTGGGTCTGTGA
- the betI gene encoding choline-binding transcriptional repressor BetI, with protein sequence MPKLGMEPIRRGALVQATIHEIGRAGSLDVTVTQIAKRAGVSSALAHHYFGGKDQIFLAAMRHILSVYGAQVRAALFGAISPRDRVEAIIRANFEAGNFRPEVISAWLNFYVMSQSNDGARRLLRVYQHRLHSNLVDGLRPLVGDDAHDVADTLASMIDGLYIRHALREDTPSGVRACDRVLACLDVILETYA encoded by the coding sequence ATGCCGAAGCTTGGAATGGAGCCGATCCGGCGCGGTGCGTTGGTGCAAGCCACGATTCACGAGATCGGGCGCGCGGGCAGTCTGGATGTCACCGTGACGCAGATTGCCAAGCGGGCGGGCGTGTCCAGCGCCTTGGCGCATCACTATTTTGGTGGGAAGGACCAGATTTTTCTGGCCGCGATGCGTCATATCCTGTCGGTCTATGGCGCGCAGGTGCGGGCAGCCTTGTTTGGCGCCATTTCGCCGCGCGATCGGGTCGAGGCAATCATCCGGGCGAATTTCGAAGCTGGCAACTTCCGTCCGGAAGTCATCTCGGCCTGGTTGAACTTCTATGTCATGTCCCAAAGCAATGATGGTGCGCGACGCCTGTTGCGTGTGTATCAACATCGCCTGCACTCAAACCTTGTCGATGGCCTGCGCCCACTTGTCGGCGACGACGCGCATGACGTGGCTGACACCCTCGCGTCGATGATTGACGGTCTCTATATCCGCCACGCCCTGCGTGAAGACACGCCAAGCGGCGTCCGCGCCTGCGACCGGGTTCTGGCCTGTCTTGATGTCATACTGGAGACTTACGCATGA
- the choW gene encoding choline ABC transporter permease subunit, whose protein sequence is MDWLTETKIPVGKTAKRLFDWLQDTGEPFFDWLSWLMELLIDAILWVLQTPHPLLVTAVFVAITWLLQRNWKTCALVFFGFLFILNQGYWEETTESLTLVLSACVVCMAVGTPIGIAAAHRPRLFRAMRPVLDLMQTLPTFVYLIPAIVFFGIGMVPGLIATVIFVLPAPIRLTHLGVSSTPPALLEAAQAFGATPRQILWKVELPYALPQIMAGLNQTIMLSLSMVVIAALVGADGLGVPVVRALNQVNTALGFESGFIIVVVAIMLDRVLRVER, encoded by the coding sequence ATGGACTGGCTGACCGAGACAAAGATACCCGTCGGGAAGACCGCCAAACGGCTGTTTGACTGGCTTCAGGACACGGGGGAGCCGTTTTTTGACTGGCTCAGCTGGCTGATGGAATTGCTGATCGACGCCATCCTGTGGGTGCTTCAAACCCCACATCCCCTTTTGGTGACGGCGGTTTTCGTAGCCATCACGTGGCTTCTGCAACGCAACTGGAAAACCTGCGCGCTGGTGTTCTTCGGGTTCCTGTTCATCCTGAACCAGGGCTATTGGGAGGAAACGACCGAAAGCCTGACACTGGTTCTGTCGGCCTGCGTGGTCTGCATGGCGGTCGGCACGCCCATCGGCATCGCGGCGGCCCATCGCCCACGGCTGTTTCGCGCCATGCGTCCGGTGTTGGACCTGATGCAAACGCTGCCAACCTTTGTTTACCTGATCCCGGCCATCGTGTTTTTCGGCATCGGCATGGTGCCCGGCCTGATCGCAACCGTAATCTTTGTGCTGCCCGCACCCATCCGTCTGACCCATCTGGGTGTCAGTTCCACACCCCCCGCCTTGCTGGAGGCCGCGCAGGCCTTTGGTGCCACGCCCCGGCAAATCTTGTGGAAAGTGGAGCTGCCCTATGCGCTGCCTCAGATCATGGCCGGTCTGAACCAGACCATCATGTTATCACTGTCCATGGTCGTTATCGCCGCCCTTGTTGGGGCCGACGGTCTGGGCGTGCCGGTCGTGCGGGCGTTGAACCAGGTGAACACCGCGCTCGGGTTTGAAAGCGGGTTCATCATTGTGGTTGTGGCGATCATGCTTGATCGCGTTTTGCGAGTGGAGCGTTAA
- a CDS encoding YdcH family protein, whose product MSHTPHELHEEFPELVDRMTEMKQSDAHFAKLADEYHELNRAVHRAETNVEPTDQFNEEEMRKKRAVLKDQIYRILTAA is encoded by the coding sequence ATGTCTCACACCCCCCATGAACTGCACGAAGAGTTCCCGGAACTGGTCGATCGAATGACCGAGATGAAGCAGTCGGACGCCCATTTCGCCAAACTGGCAGATGAATATCACGAGTTGAATCGTGCGGTGCACCGCGCGGAAACCAATGTGGAACCTACAGATCAGTTCAACGAAGAGGAAATGCGCAAGAAACGCGCGGTCTTGAAAGACCAGATTTACCGGATACTGACGGCGGCTTAG